The following proteins are co-located in the Scomber scombrus chromosome 2, fScoSco1.1, whole genome shotgun sequence genome:
- the LOC133991839 gene encoding E3 ubiquitin-protein ligase TRIM39-like yields the protein MSAASCLRSDDQFLCSICLDVFTDPVTTPCGHNFCKNCINEHWNRNDQYLCPLCKKVFYTRPELHVNTLLNEMVSQFRQEVQQKASSSSSEQQAAKPGEVPCDVCTGTKLKALKSCLVCLTSYCETHLEPHLTALGLKRHQLMDPVENLEDRMCMKHDKPLELFCKTDQTYVCMLCSVLDHKTHEFVPLKEEYEGKKAELGKTEAEIQEMIQKRRLKIQEIKHSVDLSKEAADREKAEGVQVFTALKESVERSLNELIETIEEKQRTTEKQAEDFIKELEQEISELKKRSSEVEKLSHSEDHLHLLQSFPSLKAAPPTKYWTEVSVHPSYEGTVVKAVAQLEETLSKQMKKLFEAELKRVQQYAVDVTLDPDTAHPKLILSDDGKQVYCGVVKKNLPDNPERFSLSPCVLGKQSLSSGRFYFEVQVKEKTKWTLGVARESINRKGKIRLSPQDGYWTICLRNGNEYIACNNPLVDLSLKSPPQKVGVFVDYEEGLVSFYDVDVAALIYSFTGCSFTEKLYPFFSPWLNDGVKNSAPLIICPVNQTV from the coding sequence atgtctgctgccagctgtctgAGATCTGATgatcagtttctgtgctccatctgtctggatgtgttcactgatccagtcaccacaccatgtggacacaacttctgcaaaaactgcatcaatgaacACTGGAACAGGAATGACCAGTACCTGTGTCCACTGTGTAAAAAGGTGTTCTACACAAGACCTGAGCTTCATGTCAACACATTGCTCAATGAGATGGTttctcagttcagacaggaagttcaacagaaagccagcagcagcagctcagagcaacaagctgccaaaccaggagaagttccctgtgacgtctgtactggaaccaaactgaaggccctgaagtcctgtctggtgtgtctgacatcctactgtgagactcacctggagcCTCATCTGACAGCCTTAGGTCTgaaaagacatcagctgatggaccctgtggagaacctggaagacaggatgtgtatgaagcacgataaacctctggagctgttctgtaagaccGACCAGACATATGTCTgcatgctctgctctgttttagaccacaagacacatgagtttgttcctctgaaagaagaatatgaaggaaagaaggcagagctggggaagacagaggctgaaattcaggagatgatacagaagagacgactgaagattcaagagatcaaacactcagttgacctcagtaaggaagctgcagacagagagaaagcagaaggtgttcaggtcttcaccgctctgaaggagtctgttgagagaagcctgaatgagctcattgagacgattgaagagaagcaaagaacaacagagaaacaggctgaagacttcatcaaagagctggaacaggaaatctctgagctgaagaagagaagctctgaggtggagaagctctcacactctgaagaccacctccacctcctccaaagCTTCCCGtccctgaaagctgctccacccaccaaaTACTGGACAGAGGTCAGCGTCCATCCATCATATGAGGGGACTGTGGTGAaagctgtggctcagctggaggagacgctcagtaaacagatgaagaagctgtttgaggctgagctgaagagggtccagcagtatgcagtggatgtgactcttgatcctgatacagcacatcctaaactcatcctgtctgatgatgggaaacaagtTTACTGTGGTGTTGTGAAGAAGAATCTCCCAGACAACCCAGAGAGATTTTCTCTTAGTCCCTGTGTGTTAGGAAAGCAGAGTTTGTCTTCAGGCAGgttttactttgaggttcaggttaaagagaAGACTAAATGGACTTTAGGAGTGGCCAGAGAGTCGATCAACAGGAAGGGAAAAATCAGACTGAGTCCTCAGGATGGTTACTGGACTATATGTttgagaaatggaaatgagtacATAGCTTGTAATAACCCTTTAGTCgatctctctctgaagtctcctcctcagaaggtgggggtgtttgtggattatgaggagggtctggtctccttttatgacgtagatgttgcagctcttatctactcctttactggctgctccttcactgagaaactctacccATTCTTCAGCCCCTGGCTTAATGATGGTGTTAAAAACTCTGCCCCTCTGATCATctgtcctgtcaatcaaactgtctgA